One region of bacterium genomic DNA includes:
- a CDS encoding HDOD domain-containing protein yields the protein MPIRRSTRTRVKKIRLSNPGKLKPFAKGVLAHLEHGWVPVHPTLLKGIQLNISNGHYSNHPGVLIEDVQKDPGLFFTIVKRLRPFSSIEQSGFEPLLLLSQLEQAQLEEVFLFKPGSASIHRFGETSQSQSLMWKLCMSSSKAAHRIAQHLGLSPSIAYTGTLFRQFGLYLLCWNYAKLFSQALARHRNNGVDFDQEITTYFQMPHHQIAARFARQYELNREVKQALIIRKDHDYDTPEEREAYAPRMNDVCQIAELFSRAYYYASFPDAEALWDSKYKLIASHFPSDFFDSLQEEIAIFDDFESEATDFGDLKLAEHDRSDRETAKSFIPPSNPHLARCPEHVQRAFIEVHRELERSETALYAIKALLEKGIPETGISRGCLFIEIDGTVRPALRFGEVSLPEYSKLIKNPRMGIFETIPQKGPFIREVRGVTGESVIQVRGGMDDKEIKGVLYLEIDKEKRKVDADPKLSFRIIRASIAECLKHLDQDDLWRISFY from the coding sequence GAACGAGAGTCAAAAAGATACGCCTCTCTAACCCTGGCAAGCTGAAACCCTTTGCAAAGGGCGTACTCGCTCATCTCGAGCATGGCTGGGTTCCTGTTCATCCCACACTTCTCAAAGGCATCCAACTTAATATTTCAAACGGTCATTACTCGAACCATCCAGGGGTTCTCATTGAGGATGTACAAAAAGATCCTGGCCTTTTCTTCACTATCGTAAAGAGGCTCCGTCCTTTTTCAAGTATTGAGCAAAGTGGTTTTGAACCGCTTCTTCTTCTCTCACAACTTGAGCAAGCCCAACTTGAAGAAGTATTCCTGTTTAAGCCTGGCAGTGCCTCAATTCATCGATTTGGCGAAACCTCACAAAGTCAAAGCCTTATGTGGAAACTCTGTATGAGCTCCTCAAAGGCTGCTCATCGGATTGCCCAACACCTTGGCTTATCTCCATCTATTGCCTATACAGGGACTCTCTTTCGCCAGTTCGGTCTTTATCTCCTCTGTTGGAACTATGCAAAGCTTTTTTCTCAAGCGCTTGCCCGTCACCGTAACAACGGAGTCGACTTTGACCAAGAGATAACGACTTATTTTCAGATGCCTCATCATCAAATAGCAGCGCGATTCGCGCGCCAGTACGAACTGAATCGCGAAGTGAAACAGGCTTTGATTATTAGAAAGGATCACGACTACGACACTCCAGAGGAACGTGAGGCATATGCCCCTCGGATGAATGACGTTTGTCAAATTGCAGAGCTGTTCTCTCGAGCATACTACTATGCCTCCTTTCCAGATGCTGAAGCACTTTGGGATTCTAAATACAAACTGATCGCTTCCCATTTTCCGAGCGATTTTTTTGATTCACTTCAGGAAGAGATAGCAATATTTGACGATTTCGAATCCGAAGCAACGGACTTTGGGGACTTAAAGCTGGCAGAGCACGATCGCTCAGATAGAGAGACAGCTAAGAGCTTTATTCCGCCATCGAATCCACATCTGGCACGATGTCCAGAACATGTTCAGCGTGCCTTCATTGAAGTTCACCGAGAACTCGAAAGGTCTGAAACGGCTCTGTATGCAATCAAAGCCCTTCTCGAAAAAGGGATTCCCGAAACTGGAATCTCACGAGGATGTCTTTTTATCGAAATCGACGGGACGGTGAGGCCCGCTTTACGTTTTGGTGAAGTCTCCCTTCCAGAGTACAGCAAACTTATCAAAAATCCCCGAATGGGAATCTTCGAGACAATCCCCCAAAAAGGCCCGTTCATAAGGGAAGTTAGAGGAGTAACCGGAGAGTCGGTAATCCAAGTTCGAGGTGGAATGGATGATAAGGAAATAAAGGGGGTTCTTTACTTAGAAATAGATAAAGAAAAACGAAAGGTAGATGCTGATCCAAAACTTTCATTTCGAATCATTCGAGCGAGCATCGCTGAGTGCCTAAAACATCTCGACCAAGATGACCTCTGGCGTATCAGCTTCTACTAA